Proteins co-encoded in one Juglans regia cultivar Chandler chromosome 16, Walnut 2.0, whole genome shotgun sequence genomic window:
- the LOC118344800 gene encoding protein FAR-RED IMPAIRED RESPONSE 1-like has product MNKSFGSLVVGAGGFENLPFLEKDCRNYIDKARHLRLGAGGAGALQDYFLRMQFKNPGFFALMDLDDEGRLKNVLWADPRSRAAYQYFGYVVTFDTTYLTNRYGIPFAPFVGVNHHGQSILLRASLISFEDTETFVWLFQTWLQCMDGIAPKAIITDQDRAMKNAIAIVFPESRHRFCLWHILKKVPEKLGCYSSYKTGMKTALMKCVYDTQTPDEFEKYWDQLISTYSLHDNTNLKEFVDQYDNGLKKKIENENDADFQSFNVTIPCISRSPIEKRYQDLYTNAKFREVQQQLTGIIDLDPVLLKTEATMKTYRVEDEVRVEDFTKLVTHSVDFSEDDAVAKCTCGLFEMRGIVCRHIFAVFKCNGIKTIQDKYILDRWRKDIKRRYTLIHSSYDTGDQREDANRYSSLLNICYKMITCAASSEKHIEDATTKLIAMIVLYEANQRPPLMTEKCLNVDGTNAKDTTTIGSSTKVLSPRVVRGKSRPPSLRRASKMERELRKVKEKTKKQQGKEKRKERDGEDTPVVDTCRRLFGPSGVNVSNVGHVQAIPESAMFGTIPVVDVSGTQPQETVFQSQESLVKKIVVLSIWNTAFANGYEA; this is encoded by the exons atgaataagagtttcggCTCTCTCGTTGTTGGCGCGGGAGGTTTTGAGAACCTCCCGTTTTTGGAAAAGGATTGCCGTAACTACATCGATAAGGCACGACATCTACGATTGGgcgcaggtggtgctggagcgctTCAAGACTACTTTTTACGGATGCAGTTTAAAAATCCGGGGTTCTTTGCACTAATGGACTTGGATGATGAAGGgaggttaaaaaatgtattatggGCAGATCCCCGTAGTAGAGCAGCCTACCAATATTTCGGATATGTCGTAACCTTTGATACCACATACTTGACCAACCGATATGGGATACCATTTGcgccatttgttggtgtaaatcaCCATGGGCAATCAATTTTGTTGAGAGCTAGCTTGATTTCCTTTGAGGACACTGAGACATTCGTTTGGTTATTCCAAACatggttgcagtgtatggatggtatagcgCCGAAGGCTATTATCACTGACCAAGACAGagccatgaaaaatgcaattgcaatAGTTTTCCCAGAAAGCCGACATAGATTTTGCCTGTGGCATATCTTGAAGAAAGTCCCTGAAAAACTTGGCTGTTATAGTTCTTACAAAACTGGAATGAAAACtgcattgatgaaatgtgtaTATGATACCCAAACGCCGGatgagtttgagaaatattgggaTCAGTTGATTAGCACGTACAGCTTGCATGACAAT acaaacttgaaagagtttgtcGATCAGTATGATAATGGcttgaaaaaaaagattgagaacgAAAATGATGCAGACttccaatcatttaatgtcacaattCCCTGCATCTCTAGATCTCCGATTGAAAAGAGATATCAAGATTtgtacacaaatgctaaattcagGGAAGTCCAACAACAACTTACTGGCATTATTGACTTGGACCCAGTTTTACTTAAAACGGAAGCTACAATGAAGACCTATCGggtagaggatgaagttcgTGTCGAAGATTTCACTAAGCTAGTTACCCATTCAGTGGATTTTAGTGAGGACGATGCAGTCGCCAAGTGTACTTGTGGTTTATTTGAAATGAGGGGGATAGTCTGTCGGCACATCTTTGCCGTCTTCAAATGTAACGGGATTAAGACAATACAAGATAAGTACATTttggatcgatggaggaaggacatcAAAAGAAGATACACGTTAATCCACAGCAGCTATGACACAGGGGATCAACGGGAAGATGCTAAcagatattcaagtctattgAATATCTGTTATAAGATGATTACTTGTGCAGCGAGTTCGGAAAAGCATATTGAGGATGCAACGACTAAGTTAATTGCAATGATTGTGCTGTATGAAGCGAACCAACGACCTCCATTGATGACTGAGAAGTGTTTAAATGTTGATGGCACAAATGCTAAGGACACAACTACAATAGGTAGTTCAACAAAAGTACTCAGTCCACGTGTTGTGCGAGGAAAAAGCAGACCCCcatctctgaggagagcatccaAGATGGAGAGAGAGCTGCGGAAGGTTaaggagaagacgaagaaacaacaaggaaaggaaaaacGCAAAGAg CGAGATGGGGAAGATACACCAGTCGTTGACACTTGCAGGAGGCTATTTGGCCCTTCTGGTGTAAACGTCTCCAATGTTGGCCACGTGCAG GCTATCCCAGAAAGCGCTATGTTTGGCACCATACCAGTCGTTGATGTTAGTGGAACCCAACCCCAAGAAACTGTATTTCAAAGTCAAGAAAGC